Proteins from a genomic interval of Trifolium pratense cultivar HEN17-A07 linkage group LG6, ARS_RC_1.1, whole genome shotgun sequence:
- the LOC123891260 gene encoding ribosomal RNA small subunit methyltransferase, chloroplastic-like isoform X2 — MSHSLSHLCYLQTLPPISHSATFNGRQNPPLNERRRKLYVTCGRGNNRASTPTKDDYHATLKALNSKGRIPRKSLGQNYMLNSDINEQLVGVAGVEEGDVVLEIGPGTGSLTNTLINSGAFVLAVEKDKHMAALVSERFSSTGKFKVLNEDIVKCHVRAHISSLVGSTKEIYSDTRKSKVVANIPFYISTDVIKLLLPMGDIFSEVVLLLQEETALRLVEPSLRTPEYRPINIFVNYYSDPEYKFKVARTNFFPEPNVDAAVVSFKLKQPSEYPQVSSSKSFFAMSRPEELTMNDFVKLHNIITKE, encoded by the exons ATGTCTCATTCTCTTTCTCACCTATGCTATCTTCAAACGCTCCCGCCAATATCTCACAGCGCAACCTTCAACGGCCGCCAAAATCCGCCGTTAAATGAGCGGAGGAGAAAATTATACGTAACTTGTGGCCGTGGAAACAATAGAGCTTCGACGCCAACCAAAGACGATTACCATGCCACTCTCAAAGCTCTTAACTCCAAAGGCAGAATCCCCAGAAAATCTCTTGGTCAG AATTATATGCTGAACTCTGACATAAATGAGCAACTTGTTGGTGTGGCTGGTGTTGAGGAAGGTGACGTGGTGCTGGAAATTGGGCCAGGAACTGGTTCCTTGACCAATACTCTAATAAACTCTGGTGCATTTGTTCTGGCAGTTGAGAAG GATAAACACATGGCTGCCCTCGTGAGTGAAAGATTTTCTAGTACAGGAAAGTTCAAG GTTTTGAATGAGGATATTGTCAAATGTCATGTGCGCGCTCATATATCATCATTGGTTGGAAGCACAAAGGAAATATATTCAGATACTAGAAAATCAAAA GTGGTTGCTAACATTCCATTCTATATCAGTACAGATGTGATCAAACTATTACTTCCAATGGGTGACATTTTCTCAGAAGTGGTTCTCTTACTTCAG GAGGAGACTGCCCTGCGCTTGGTAGAACCATCGCTACGGACCCCTGAGTATCGTCCCATCAATATATTTGTTAATTACTACTCAG ATCCTGAGTACAAATTTAAGGTTGCTAGGACAAACTTTTTCCCGGAGCCTAAT GTTGACGCAGCCGTTGTCTCATTCAAACTGAAGCAACCATCAGAATATCCCCAAGTTTCATCGAGTAAAAGCTTCTTCGCAATG TCAAGGCCTGAAGAACTTACGATGAATGATTTCGTAAAACTGCATAACATAATTACCAAAGAGTAG
- the LOC123892480 gene encoding UDP-galactose/UDP-glucose transporter 2-like has protein sequence MVMKEEQGRSLFGISLSDRPRWQQFLICSSGFFFGYLVNGICEEYVYNRLHFSYGWYFTFIQGFVYLFLIYLQGFTSKQMVNPWKTYVKLSAVLMGSHGLTKGSLAFLNYPAQIMFKSTKVLPVMIMGAFIPGLRRKYPIHEYLSAVLLVVGLILFTLADAHTSPNFSVVGVVMITGALVMDSFLGNLQEAIFTMNPDTTQMEMLFCSTVVGLPFLIPPMLFTGELFKAWTSCSQHPYVYGVLVFEAMATFIGQVSVLSLIALFGAATTAMITTARKAVTLLLSYLIFTKPLTEQHGSGLILIAMGITLKMLPENKPIITKRALNSSPKTNTAKSTTADEELGELQNSVGEDDERRPLV, from the exons ATGGTAATGAAGGAAGAACAGGGTCGTAGTTTGTTTGGAATTTCACTCTCTGACAGACCCAGATGGCAACAATTCCTCATTTGTTCATCTGGATTCTTCTTTGGATATCTTGTTAATGGTATCTGCGAG GAATATGTGTATAACAGGCTCCATTTCAG CTATGGTTGGTACTTCACATTTATTCAAGGATTTGTTTACCTCTTTCTGATTTACCTCCAAGGTTTCACAAGCAAGCAAATGGTGAACCCATGGAAAACTTATGTGAAGCTTTCTGCTGTACTTATGGGTTCACATGGCCTAACAAAGGGATCTTTGGCTTTTCTTAATTACCCTGCACAAATTATGTTTAAATCCACTAAG GTTCTGCCAGTGATGATAATGGGTGCCTTTATTCCTGGTCTGAGAAGGAAGTATCCAATTCATGAATATCTATCTGCAGTACTCTTGGTAGTTGGATTGATCTTATTCACGCTAGCAGATGCACATACATCACCTAATTTCAGTGTTGTTGGTGTTGTTATGATAACTGGTGCTTTGGTTATGGATTCTTTTCTTGGAAATCTTCAAGAAGCAATCTTTACTATGAATCCTGATACCACACAG ATGGAGATGCTCTTTTGTTCTACAGTAGTGGGATTACCTTTCTTAATCCCACCTATGCTTTTTACAGGAGAATTATTCAAAGCATGGACTTCATGTTCACAG CATCCCTATGTGTATGGTGTATTAGTCTTTGAAGCAATGGCTACATTTATAGGTCAAGTTTCTGTCCTCTCTCTCATTGCCCTTTTTGGTGCTGCCACTACAGCCATG ATAACAACAGCAAGAAAGGCAGTGACATTGCTACTATCATACTTGATATTTACAAAACCATTAACAGAACAACATGGGAGTGGACTAATACTCATAGCTATGGGTATCACATTGAAGATGTTGCCTGAAAACAAACCTATAATCACCAAGAGAGCCTTAAATTCATCTCCAAAAACCAATACTGCAAAATCTACTACTGCTGATGAAGAGTTGGGGGAATTGCAGAATTCTGTAGGTGAAGATGATGAAAGGAGGCCCTTGGTCTAG
- the LOC123891260 gene encoding ribosomal RNA small subunit methyltransferase, chloroplastic-like isoform X1 produces the protein MSHSLSHLCYLQTLPPISHSATFNGRQNPPLNERRRKLYVTCGRGNNRASTPTKDDYHATLKALNSKGRIPRKSLGQNYMLNSDINEQLVGVAGVEEGDVVLEIGPGTGSLTNTLINSGAFVLAVEKDKHMAALVSERFSSTGKFKVLNEDIVKCHVRAHISSLVGSTKEIYSDTRKSKVVANIPFYISTDVIKLLLPMGDIFSEVVLLLQEETALRLVEPSLRTPEYRPINIFVNYYSDPEYKFKVARTNFFPEPNVDAAVVSFKLKQPSEYPQVSSSKSFFAMVNSAFNAKRKMIRKSLQHICTSVEIEEALESIGVLSTSRPEELTMNDFVKLHNIITKE, from the exons ATGTCTCATTCTCTTTCTCACCTATGCTATCTTCAAACGCTCCCGCCAATATCTCACAGCGCAACCTTCAACGGCCGCCAAAATCCGCCGTTAAATGAGCGGAGGAGAAAATTATACGTAACTTGTGGCCGTGGAAACAATAGAGCTTCGACGCCAACCAAAGACGATTACCATGCCACTCTCAAAGCTCTTAACTCCAAAGGCAGAATCCCCAGAAAATCTCTTGGTCAG AATTATATGCTGAACTCTGACATAAATGAGCAACTTGTTGGTGTGGCTGGTGTTGAGGAAGGTGACGTGGTGCTGGAAATTGGGCCAGGAACTGGTTCCTTGACCAATACTCTAATAAACTCTGGTGCATTTGTTCTGGCAGTTGAGAAG GATAAACACATGGCTGCCCTCGTGAGTGAAAGATTTTCTAGTACAGGAAAGTTCAAG GTTTTGAATGAGGATATTGTCAAATGTCATGTGCGCGCTCATATATCATCATTGGTTGGAAGCACAAAGGAAATATATTCAGATACTAGAAAATCAAAA GTGGTTGCTAACATTCCATTCTATATCAGTACAGATGTGATCAAACTATTACTTCCAATGGGTGACATTTTCTCAGAAGTGGTTCTCTTACTTCAG GAGGAGACTGCCCTGCGCTTGGTAGAACCATCGCTACGGACCCCTGAGTATCGTCCCATCAATATATTTGTTAATTACTACTCAG ATCCTGAGTACAAATTTAAGGTTGCTAGGACAAACTTTTTCCCGGAGCCTAAT GTTGACGCAGCCGTTGTCTCATTCAAACTGAAGCAACCATCAGAATATCCCCAAGTTTCATCGAGTAAAAGCTTCTTCGCAATG GTTAATTCAGCATTCAACGCAAAGCGTAAGATGATACGCAAGTCACTTCAGCACATATGCACATCCGTTGAGATAGAAGAAGCTTTAGAAAGCATAGGAGTTCTAAGTACT TCAAGGCCTGAAGAACTTACGATGAATGATTTCGTAAAACTGCATAACATAATTACCAAAGAGTAG
- the LOC123891259 gene encoding flap endonuclease GEN-like 1: MGVGGNFWDLLKPYARNEGFDFLRNKRVAIDLSFWIVQHNNVIKTHVNKPHLRLTFFRTINLFSKFGAFPVFVVDGTPSPLKSQARIARFFRSSGIELTSLPVPGGGVSAERNSSFSKCVQECVELAKLLGIPVLKAKGEAEALCAQLNNEDHVYACIAPDSDAFLFGAKCIIKSFAPNSKEPFECYNMSDIEAGLGLKRKHLIAISLLVGNDHDLSGVQGIGLDSALRFVQAFSEDDVLNRLHEIGKGNAFQIPIDIKSEDNVDIDGSSPNTKQPHCSFCGHPGSKKDHTKFSCEFCVTDNHESCLKKPEGFKCDCISCGMNRKHKEQKKMENWHTRICDKIAKEPNFPKDEIIDMYLCNDNGYFSANDGPQISWEQPKVELLIGFLNFHQHWDPSYIRRIMFPMMSTIFLREMATTTTDNLLFGQFEFDSLKRVKTRYGYQSYVVKWKRVMGNVASKTPSNQSGTQQDAMDLELDETVDLHLLDDCDFPETCEEGGCSFLLTDENMDLIGAAFPEEVKRFWQEQELKESKRKKNPTSRSQENETSSTSSLNSKGVQLNITEFFPTTKSKHNPKHGEESSSKKDDSPDSGGSKMKRKSSSPNIPKSVRRRLLFD; the protein is encoded by the exons ATGGGTGTTGGTGGTAATTTCTGGGACTTGTTGAAGCCCTATGCACGCAATGAAGGTTTTGATTTCTTGAGAAACAAGCGAGTTGCTATTGACTTATCGTTTTGGATTGTTCAGCATAACAATGTTATCAAAACCCATGTCAACAAACCTCATCTCAGACTCACTTTCTTCCGTACGATTAATCTGTTTTCTAAG TTTGGAGCATTTCCCGTGTTTGTTGTTGATGGGACTCCATCGCCATTGAAATCACAAGCCAGGATTGCTAGATTTTTCCGGTCATCTGGAATTGAATTGACTAGCTTGCCGGTACCTGGAGGCGGTGTTTCAGCTGAGAGGAACAGTTCATTTTCAAAATGTGTTCAAGAGTGTGTG GAACTTGCTAAGCTACTTGGGATTCCTGTACTGAAAGCTAAAGGAGAGGCTGAAGCACTCTGTGCCCAGTTAAATAATGAAGATCATGTATATGCATGCATCGCACCTGACAGCGATGCATTCCTCTTTGGGGCCAAATGCATTATAAAATCTTTCGCTCCCAATTCCAAA GAACCGTTTGAATGCTACAATATGTCAGATATTGAAGCTGGGCTTGGATTGAAGAGGAAACACTTAATAGCTATCTCTCTTTTGGTTGGAAATGATCACGATTTGAGTGGTGTTCAAGGGATTGGACTTGACAGTGCTCTTCGTTTTGTTCAAGCTTTTAGTGAAGATGATGTATTGAATAG ATTACATGAGATAGGCAAAGGGAATGCTTTTCAAATTCCTATTGACATTAAATCTGAGGACAATGTGGATATTGATGGGAGCTCCCCAAATACGAAACAACCTCACTGCTCATTCTGTGGGCATCCAGGCAGCAAAAAAGATCATACGAAGTTTTCGTGTGAGTTTTGTGTCACAGATAACCATGAAAGTTGCCTGAAAAAACCAGAGGGTTTTAAATGTGATTGCATCTCTTGTGGTATG AATAGGAAACATAAGGAGCAGAAAAAGATGGAAAATTGGCACACAAGAATTTGTGACAAGATTGCAAAGGAGCCAAATTTTCCAAAGGATGAAATCATTGATATGTATTTATGCAATGACAATGGTTATTTTTCTG CAAATGATGGCCCTCAGATCTCATGGGAACAACCAAAAGTTGAACTCCTGATTGGTTTTCTAAACTTCCATCAGCACTGGGATCCGTCATACATTCGACGGATAATGTTTCCTATGATGTCCACCATCTTCTTGAGAGAAATGGCTACAACTACAACTGATAATTTGTTGTTTGGACAGTTTGAGTTTGATTCTTTAAAACGTGTGAAAACGAGATACGGATATCAGTCTTATGTTGTCAAGTGGAAACGTGTGATGGGAAATGTTGCTTCTAAAACTCCATCAAATCAATCTGGCACGCAACAAGATGCTATGGATCTAGAGCTTGATGAAACGGTGGATCTACATCTACTGGACGATTGCGATTTTCCTGAGACTTGTGAAGAAGGTGGATGTAGTTTTCTGTTGACAGATGAAAATATGGACCTTATAGGTGCTGCTTTTCCGGAAGAAGTGAAAAGGTTTTGGCAGGAACAG GAACTGAAGGAatcgaaaagaaaaaagaatccaACCTCAAGATCTCAAGAAAATGAAACGTCCTCAACATCATCACTAAACTCAAAAGGTGTCCAGCTAAATATAACAGAGTTCTTCCCAACAACCAAAAGTAAACATAATCCAAAACATGGAGAAGAGTCATCATCCAAGAAAGACGATAGCCCGGATAGTGGAGGCtcaaaaatgaagagaaaatcgTCAAGTCCTAATATTCCAAAATCTGTTAGGCGTCGCCTTTTGTTTGACTAG
- the LOC123893187 gene encoding RING-H2 finger protein ATL5-like, with amino-acid sequence MLGSGTNLVTTVIGFGMSATFIVFVCTRIICGRLRGGVESRMMYEIESRFDIEQPEHRVNDPDTEPVLIEAIPTLKFNQEAFSSIEDTQCVICLADYKEREILRIMPKCGHTFHLSCIDIWLRKQSTCPVCRLPLKNSSETKHVRPVTFTASQPLDESHTSDRNTDIERHIEPTAVNSIQPTSSESEARQ; translated from the exons ATGTTGGGTTCAGGGACCAATTTGGTGACAACTGTTATTGGATTTGGCATGAGTGCCACTTTCATTGTGTTTGTCTGCACAAGAATAATTTGTGGAAGGCTTAGAGGTGGTGTTGAATCTAGGATGATGTATGAGATTGAATCAAGATTTGATATAGAACAG CCAGAACATCGTGTTAATGACCCTGACACTGAACCAGTTCTGATTGAAGCAATCCCTACTTTGAAGTTCAATCAAGAGGCTTTCAGTTCCATTGAAGATACACA GTGTGTAATATGTTTGGCAGACTacaaagaaagagaaatattgCGCATCATGCCCAAATGCGGCCACACTTTTCATCTTTCGTGCATTGATATATGGCTGAGGAAACAATCTACCTGTCCAGTGTGCCGTCTACCATTGAAAAACTCTTCCGAAACAAAACATGTGAGACCTGTGACATTCACTGCGAGCCAACCTCTTGACGAGTCACACACATCGGATAGGAACACAGATATCGAGAGGCACATTGAACCTACTGCTGTTAACTCCATACAACCAACTTCCTCAGAATCAGAAGCAAGGCAATGA
- the LOC123891913 gene encoding uncharacterized protein LOC123891913, which yields MLVDREGLWFRVLAARYGVERGRLRDGGRRGSLWWREIVSIRDGVGEPGGGWFGENVVRMVGDGSDTLFWTDPWVDESPLCEQFGRLFALSETKLRTVAEMFSLGWGMDGAAWAQFSDRWRWQPDPDTGYTVRGVYQLLTTRDSVTMDDADHLIWHPQVPLKVSIFAWRLLRDRLPTKTNLVIRGIISSSAQVCVAGCGEAESAHHLFISCSFFGSLWALVCTWIDISLTDSSTIRDHFVHFTSSLGGSRARRSFLQLI from the exons atgttagtGGATCGAGAGGGGTTGTGGTTTCGTGTGTTGGCAGCTCGTTATGGGGTGGAGCGAGGGAGATTGAGAGATGGAGGGCGGCGAGGATCTTTGTGGTGGCGAGAGATAGTGAGCATTCGGGATGGTGTTGGAGAGCCGGGGGGAGGTTGGTTCGGGGAGAATGTTGTTAGGATGGTGGGGGATGGTTCAGATACTCTTTTTTGGACTGACCCCTGGGTGGATGAGTCTCCTTTATGTGAGCAATTTGGCCGTCTGTTTGCTTTATCAGAGACCAAATTGCGTACGGTGGCTGAGATGTTCTCGTTAGGGTGGGGGATGGATGGGGCGGCTTGG GCACAGTTCTCAGATAGGTGGCGGTGGCAGCCAGATCCTGACACAGGTTACACTGTTCGAGGAGTTTACCAGCTTTTGACTACTCGTGATTCGGTTACTATGGATGATGCAGATCATCTTATTTGGCATCCTCAGGTTCCTCTGAAGGTATCCATCTTTGCGTGGCGACTACTTCGTGACAGGTTACCTACAAAGACAAACCTGGTTATTCGAGGCATCATATCTTCTTCAGCACAGGTGTGTGTAGCTGGTTGTGGGGAGGCAGAGTCGGCTCATCATTTATTCATCTCTTGTAGTTtctttggttctctttgggctTTGGTATGCACGTGGATTGACATTTCTTTGACGGACTCCAGTACTATCCGGGACCACTTCGTCCATTTCACATCATCTTTGGGTGGATCTCGGGCACGCCGGTCTTTTTTGCAGCTTATTTAG